The Streptomyces sp. NBC_00670 genome window below encodes:
- a CDS encoding SDR family NAD(P)-dependent oxidoreductase produces the protein MTFHQRFAGKTVLVTGAGTGFGAEIAVRAAQEGADVAVHYRSSRAGADATAERVTALGRKALVVQADIAEHAQITRLADEIWGHFGRLDVAVNNVGDVAREQMSWRDITEESIDHVLAVDVKGTLLCTHEFGARMLEQEGGGAIVNIGSTVVARGSARAPQYAAAKYGIIGLTKSYAHAFAPAVRVNVFAPGFIETPATLGRADWKGGRGDRLREMTPMGRIPGPEELAGAALFLATEDAQHITGGFLIADGGYNMIGA, from the coding sequence ATGACCTTCCACCAGCGATTCGCCGGTAAGACCGTGCTGGTCACCGGTGCCGGTACCGGGTTCGGTGCCGAGATAGCCGTGCGCGCCGCCCAGGAGGGCGCCGACGTCGCCGTCCACTACCGGTCCTCCCGCGCGGGCGCCGACGCCACGGCCGAGCGCGTCACCGCGCTGGGCCGCAAGGCGCTCGTCGTCCAGGCCGACATCGCCGAGCACGCACAGATCACGCGCCTCGCCGACGAGATCTGGGGTCACTTCGGCCGGCTGGACGTCGCGGTCAACAACGTCGGCGACGTGGCCCGCGAGCAGATGTCCTGGCGGGACATCACCGAGGAGTCCATCGACCACGTCCTCGCCGTCGACGTGAAGGGCACGCTGCTGTGCACGCACGAGTTCGGTGCGCGGATGCTGGAGCAGGAGGGCGGCGGGGCGATCGTCAACATCGGGTCGACGGTGGTGGCGCGGGGCAGTGCGCGGGCGCCGCAGTACGCCGCCGCGAAGTACGGGATCATCGGGCTCACCAAGTCCTACGCGCACGCGTTCGCGCCGGCGGTGCGGGTGAATGTGTTCGCGCCGGGGTTCATCGAGACGCCGGCGACGTTGGGGCGGGCGGACTGGAAGGGTGGGCGGGGGGACCGGTTGCGGGAGATGACGCCGATGGGGCGGATTCCTGGGCCGGAGGAGCTGGCGGGGGCGGCGTTGTTCCTCGCGACGGAGGATGCGCAGCACATTACCGGGGGGTTCCTGATCGCGGACGGGGGTTACAACATGATCGGGGCGTAG
- a CDS encoding VOC family protein, with the protein MTTRFDHVGISVPDLEAATAWYRTALGLTAAPVFRIPDTNLRGVMLLHESGYRIELLHRPTSHPGPTPATALEAANTQGYGHICLCVDNVDEEYARLVAAGAGISMPPTAAPRPGARMAFVKDPYGNLIELLDRAP; encoded by the coding sequence ATGACGACACGCTTCGACCACGTCGGCATCTCGGTCCCGGACCTGGAGGCCGCGACCGCCTGGTACCGCACGGCACTCGGTCTGACCGCCGCCCCGGTGTTCCGCATCCCCGATACCAACCTGCGCGGAGTGATGCTCCTGCACGAGAGCGGCTACCGCATAGAACTCCTCCACCGCCCCACCTCCCACCCCGGCCCCACCCCCGCCACCGCCCTGGAAGCCGCCAACACCCAGGGCTACGGCCACATCTGCCTGTGCGTGGACAACGTGGACGAGGAATACGCCCGCCTGGTGGCGGCGGGCGCCGGCATCAGCATGCCCCCCACTGCCGCTCCCCGCCCAGGCGCTCGGATGGCCTTCGTCAAGGACCCCTACGGCAACCTCATAGAACTGCTGGACCGCGCCCCCTAA
- a CDS encoding ABC transporter ATP-binding protein gives MNTRGSSLVVEDVSKTFGHGADEHRVIEGLSLRVDPGEFVCVVGPSGAGKTTLLRCLSGLTGPTSGTVRYGDRPVSKPVADIAVVFQDYRGSLLPWMRVRDNVAFPLEGMGVKRAARTARAEECLAAVGLAGVGDKYPWQLSGGMQQRVAIARGLAYEAPVLLMDEPFGSVDAQSRFDLEDLTLSLRAKLGITVIVVTHDIDEAVYLGDRVVVLGGWPTTVVDNLTVDLGADRDQLTTRADPRFTDLRTRVLTLIRGERTDAAVSPR, from the coding sequence GTGAACACACGCGGATCCAGCCTGGTCGTGGAGGACGTCAGCAAGACGTTCGGCCACGGCGCGGACGAGCACCGGGTGATCGAGGGGCTGTCGCTGCGGGTCGACCCCGGCGAGTTCGTCTGCGTCGTCGGCCCCTCCGGCGCGGGCAAGACCACCCTGCTGCGCTGTCTGTCCGGACTGACCGGGCCCACCTCGGGCACGGTCCGCTACGGCGACCGTCCGGTCAGCAAGCCGGTCGCCGACATCGCGGTGGTCTTCCAGGACTACCGCGGCTCCCTGCTGCCGTGGATGCGGGTACGGGACAACGTGGCCTTCCCGCTGGAGGGCATGGGCGTCAAGCGCGCCGCCCGCACCGCCCGCGCGGAGGAGTGCCTGGCCGCCGTCGGACTGGCCGGCGTCGGCGACAAGTACCCCTGGCAGCTCTCGGGCGGCATGCAGCAGCGGGTCGCCATCGCGCGCGGCCTCGCCTACGAGGCCCCCGTCCTGCTGATGGACGAACCCTTCGGCTCCGTGGACGCCCAGTCCCGGTTCGACCTGGAGGACCTCACGCTGTCGCTGCGTGCCAAGCTCGGCATCACCGTCATCGTCGTCACCCACGACATCGACGAGGCCGTCTACCTCGGCGACCGCGTCGTCGTCCTCGGCGGCTGGCCCACCACCGTCGTCGACAACCTCACCGTCGACCTGGGCGCCGACCGCGACCAGCTCACCACCCGTGCCGACCCCCGCTTCACCGACCTGCGCACGCGCGTCCTGACCCTGATCCGCGGCGAGCGGACGGACGCGGCGGTGTCCCCCCGATGA
- a CDS encoding ABC transporter permease, with product MSLKPPGTFWTSALKQLWLPVLCVAVLLVATAGSTSFYFPPATDVLATLWRELAHDGLVDDLLFSLRNIVAGLAAATVVGVGAGLVIGETKLLRQATAPLLDFARATPTVAFVPVIILTLGIGSGPKIFLIALGSVWPILLNTISGVHGINPAVHESARSYRIPLRLRLTKVVLPGALPQIFAGIRVALSIAVVLMVVSEIYGSPIGLGNFILQSGSSFAVPETWAGTVLIGILGYGLSVLLLVAEYALLGWYHQRPPRTRRTKPTPSRNEVAS from the coding sequence ATGTCCCTGAAACCCCCGGGCACCTTCTGGACGTCCGCGCTCAAGCAGCTCTGGCTGCCCGTCCTGTGCGTCGCCGTCCTGCTGGTCGCCACCGCGGGCAGCACCAGCTTCTACTTCCCGCCGGCGACCGACGTCCTCGCCACCCTGTGGCGCGAACTCGCGCACGACGGGCTGGTGGACGACCTGCTGTTCTCCCTGCGCAACATCGTGGCCGGCCTCGCCGCCGCCACCGTCGTCGGGGTCGGCGCCGGACTCGTCATCGGCGAGACGAAGCTGCTGCGGCAGGCGACCGCCCCGCTGCTCGACTTCGCCCGCGCCACCCCGACGGTGGCCTTCGTGCCCGTCATCATCCTCACCCTCGGCATCGGCTCGGGCCCCAAGATCTTCCTGATCGCGCTGGGCTCCGTCTGGCCGATCCTGCTCAACACCATCAGCGGCGTGCACGGCATCAACCCGGCCGTCCACGAGAGCGCCCGCAGCTACCGCATCCCGCTGCGGCTGCGCCTGACCAAGGTCGTCCTGCCCGGGGCGCTGCCGCAGATCTTCGCCGGCATCCGCGTCGCGCTGTCGATCGCGGTGGTCCTCATGGTCGTCAGCGAGATCTACGGCTCGCCCATCGGCCTCGGCAACTTCATCCTCCAGTCCGGCTCCAGCTTCGCGGTCCCCGAGACCTGGGCCGGCACCGTTCTCATCGGCATCCTCGGCTACGGCCTGAGCGTGCTCCTTCTCGTGGCCGAGTACGCGCTGCTCGGCTGGTACCACCAGCGTCCGCCCCGCACCCGGCGGACCAAGCCCACGCCGTCCCGGAACGAGGTCGCATCGTGA
- a CDS encoding ABC transporter permease — protein sequence MAISTTGRRPAPGRARPLRRARPGGPGRRGLLLLQLSAVVAVLVLWAAGAAAGFVSSTALPGPAAVARAFPELLGSGTYWQAVGDTLNGAVTGCVLAVVIGVPLGLVTGTYAAAEQSSRLLVDVLRSFPVIALLPVFLLVQGSTPAMKTTVVLLACVFPVFLQAQYGARSVTPMIAETVHGYRIPKLLRFRRVILPSATPSIMTGLRLAATTSVLVAIGVEVLTTLPGIGHEVVGAQQGGASAQAYAYILTAGAIGYAINLLSQTAERRLLRWRPPTHTE from the coding sequence ATGGCCATCTCCACAACGGGCCGGCGTCCGGCCCCCGGCCGGGCGCGACCCCTCCGTCGCGCCCGGCCCGGGGGCCCCGGGCGGCGCGGGCTCCTCCTGCTCCAGCTCTCCGCCGTCGTGGCCGTCCTCGTCCTCTGGGCGGCCGGCGCGGCGGCCGGCTTCGTCAGCTCCACGGCACTGCCCGGACCCGCGGCGGTGGCCCGGGCGTTCCCCGAACTGCTCGGCAGCGGCACCTACTGGCAGGCGGTGGGCGACACCCTGAACGGGGCCGTCACCGGCTGCGTCCTGGCCGTCGTGATCGGGGTTCCCCTCGGCCTGGTGACCGGGACGTACGCCGCCGCCGAACAGTCCTCCCGGCTGCTCGTGGACGTGCTGCGCTCGTTCCCCGTCATCGCGCTGCTGCCGGTGTTCCTGCTGGTGCAGGGCTCGACACCGGCGATGAAGACCACCGTCGTCCTCCTCGCCTGCGTCTTCCCCGTCTTCCTCCAGGCCCAGTACGGCGCCCGGTCGGTGACCCCGATGATCGCCGAGACCGTGCACGGCTACCGGATCCCGAAGCTGCTGCGCTTCCGCAGGGTGATCCTGCCCAGTGCCACCCCCTCGATCATGACCGGGCTGCGGCTCGCGGCGACCACGTCCGTGCTCGTCGCCATCGGCGTCGAGGTGCTCACCACCCTGCCCGGCATCGGCCACGAGGTCGTGGGCGCGCAGCAGGGTGGGGCGTCGGCGCAGGCGTACGCCTACATCCTCACCGCGGGTGCGATCGGCTACGCGATCAACCTGCTGTCCCAGACCGCCGAACGGCGGCTGCTGCGCTGGCGGCCGCCCACGCACACCGAATGA
- a CDS encoding ABC transporter substrate-binding protein, with translation MPLLPKRTRSRSPWSRLPVVLVTLAVAAPVAACGSGASSTSASSDGTPKITVLRSNGALFEPLYIAQQQGYFKDAGLDVTIRAGAQDTSQNAPSVLNGEAQFAMTDSSGFLKGAAKNMPIRIATGLVNSTDKTDPTDGLLVKKGSSLKTFADLEGKTVGLSALGGTSQFIVEYLVEKDGGDPSKIKFVALPTTSLTDAAKSGKTDAVFSFGAFYAAARKAGLQTIGNGMNDLPGITQGVLFSTEKYLSANTETAEKFTGAVAKAITYANKHPDAVRAIDKKYTQLSDDYIDSAQVSLYDETIDTTVMRTVITKMHEYGLLSSAPKDDAIYWDKAPTVTGG, from the coding sequence ATGCCCCTCCTGCCGAAGCGCACGAGAAGCCGAAGCCCGTGGAGCCGCCTCCCGGTCGTCCTCGTGACGCTCGCCGTCGCCGCCCCGGTCGCCGCCTGCGGCTCCGGCGCCTCCTCCACCAGCGCGTCCAGCGACGGCACCCCGAAGATCACCGTGCTGCGCTCCAACGGCGCGCTCTTCGAGCCGCTGTACATCGCCCAGCAGCAGGGCTACTTCAAGGACGCCGGCCTCGACGTCACCATCAGGGCCGGCGCCCAGGACACCTCGCAGAACGCGCCCTCCGTCCTCAACGGCGAGGCCCAGTTCGCCATGACCGACAGCTCCGGCTTCCTCAAGGGCGCCGCGAAGAACATGCCGATCCGCATCGCCACCGGACTGGTCAACTCCACCGACAAGACCGACCCCACCGACGGCCTGCTGGTCAAGAAGGGCAGTTCCCTCAAGACCTTCGCCGACCTGGAGGGCAAGACCGTGGGCCTGTCCGCTCTCGGCGGCACCAGCCAGTTCATCGTCGAGTACCTCGTCGAGAAGGACGGCGGCGACCCCAGCAAGATCAAGTTCGTGGCCCTGCCCACCACCTCTCTCACCGACGCCGCCAAGAGTGGCAAGACCGACGCCGTCTTCTCCTTCGGCGCCTTCTACGCCGCCGCCCGCAAGGCCGGACTCCAGACCATCGGCAACGGCATGAACGACCTGCCCGGTATCACCCAGGGCGTGCTGTTCTCCACCGAGAAGTACCTCTCCGCCAACACGGAGACCGCCGAGAAGTTCACCGGTGCCGTCGCCAAGGCCATCACCTACGCCAACAAGCACCCCGACGCCGTCCGGGCGATCGACAAGAAGTACACCCAGCTCTCCGACGACTACATCGACAGCGCGCAGGTCTCCCTCTACGACGAGACCATCGACACCACCGTCATGCGCACCGTCATCACCAAGATGCACGAGTACGGCCTGCTCAGCAGCGCGCCGAAGGACGACGCCATCTACTGGGACAAGGCCCCGACCGTCACCGGCGGCTGA
- a CDS encoding FAD-binding oxidoreductase, whose protein sequence is MRGTVIRRGDASYEEARLDAVWNARKPDRFPDVIVLAEDEQDVVRAVRLARAEGLPVSIRSGGHSWVGNGVRDGGVLVDLSRLREITVDAGARTATVQPAAKGPAVQEALAGHGLFFPTGHAPTVGIGGFILGGGYGWNSRHLGPACLSIRAIDVVLADGTLVHATDETHPDLMWAARGSGPGFFGIVTRFHLDVYDRPTTIVRTVHSYPLDLRDEVLAWSYDLLDQLPTTVEFSAKIGFTPGLDTRTVSLTATAFCTPEHGPEALAPLEQAPFRDRALRAVVGQETTIEELYDIADRLNPEGLRWAVDGIWAEGPAEELLTAAAPVLDTIPDGTSFVLWMLWGHYPPRPNACWSAQARAYLSPNAGWHDPEADLAHENWVHGSLAAVQHLSKGLQFSDNNVADRFDLGLSAENAERLEKIRGVHDPDGLFRTYMAPAESTTAYAVSRRP, encoded by the coding sequence ATGCGCGGAACCGTCATCCGTCGTGGCGATGCGAGCTATGAGGAAGCCCGCCTCGACGCGGTGTGGAACGCGCGCAAGCCGGACCGTTTCCCCGACGTCATCGTCCTCGCCGAGGACGAGCAGGACGTCGTCCGGGCGGTGCGCCTGGCCCGCGCCGAAGGACTGCCGGTCTCCATCCGCTCCGGCGGCCACAGCTGGGTCGGCAACGGCGTACGGGACGGCGGTGTACTGGTCGACCTCTCCCGGCTGCGGGAGATCACCGTCGACGCCGGGGCCCGCACCGCCACCGTGCAGCCGGCCGCCAAGGGCCCGGCCGTCCAGGAGGCGCTCGCCGGGCACGGGCTGTTCTTCCCCACCGGGCACGCCCCGACCGTCGGCATCGGCGGCTTCATCCTCGGCGGCGGCTACGGCTGGAACTCCCGCCACCTCGGCCCGGCCTGCCTGAGCATCCGGGCGATCGATGTCGTCCTCGCCGACGGCACCCTCGTGCACGCCACCGACGAGACCCACCCGGATCTGATGTGGGCGGCCCGCGGCAGCGGCCCCGGCTTCTTCGGCATCGTGACCCGCTTCCACCTGGACGTGTACGACCGCCCCACGACGATCGTCCGCACGGTCCACAGCTACCCCCTCGACCTGCGCGACGAGGTCCTCGCCTGGTCCTACGACCTCCTCGACCAGCTGCCCACCACCGTGGAGTTCTCCGCCAAGATCGGCTTCACCCCCGGCCTGGACACCCGCACCGTCTCCCTGACCGCCACCGCCTTCTGCACCCCCGAACACGGACCCGAGGCGCTCGCACCCCTGGAACAGGCACCCTTCCGCGACCGGGCGCTGCGCGCGGTCGTCGGCCAGGAGACCACCATCGAGGAGCTGTACGACATCGCGGACCGCCTCAACCCCGAGGGCCTGCGCTGGGCCGTGGACGGCATCTGGGCCGAGGGGCCCGCCGAGGAACTCCTCACCGCCGCCGCCCCCGTCCTGGACACCATCCCCGACGGCACCAGCTTCGTGCTGTGGATGCTGTGGGGCCACTACCCGCCTCGCCCGAACGCCTGCTGGTCCGCCCAGGCCAGGGCCTACCTCTCGCCCAACGCCGGCTGGCACGACCCGGAGGCCGACCTCGCGCACGAGAACTGGGTGCACGGCTCCCTGGCCGCCGTGCAGCACTTGTCCAAGGGACTCCAGTTCTCGGACAACAACGTCGCCGACCGCTTCGACCTCGGCCTCAGCGCCGAGAACGCCGAACGCCTGGAGAAGATCCGCGGCGTCCACGACCCCGACGGCCTCTTCCGCACCTACATGGCCCCGGCCGAGTCCACCACGGCCTACGCCGTCTCCCGGCGCCCCTGA
- a CDS encoding FAD-binding oxidoreductase — protein MTDFDGTFLARGAHGYEAARLGAVWNERKPDRHPDALLLAASDRDVQEGVRWAAARGLRVSVRSGGHSWIGNGVRDGGLLIDLSALDEVTVDAPNRRATVRPAVQGTRLNALLGAEGLVFPSGHCPSVGVGGFLLGGGYGWNSRRLGPACFSVEAVDAVLADGTLVHATDETHPDLMWAVRGSGPGFFAVVTRFHLRVHPAYTQLLRSAYVFSSELRDEVLAWTHDTVPGISASLELSAKVGFTPGQERQVTTVTAAAFCTPDEGPAMLEPLEKAPFLHHALRRVERAPSTLDDLYALSDGLTPKGRRYAVDGVWTDAPADQVLDAGREVLDGLPGRDSFLLWMLWGGQPTRENACWSTQARLYFSPNAVWDDPADDLRHESWAHETLRALDPLAHGTQFADANPADRPARGLEPEQAARLERLRRRYDPEGRFRTYLSPAESTTALAAQRRARADA, from the coding sequence ATGACCGACTTCGACGGCACCTTCCTCGCCCGGGGCGCCCACGGCTACGAGGCGGCCCGGCTCGGCGCCGTGTGGAACGAGCGCAAGCCCGACCGCCACCCCGACGCCCTCCTGCTCGCCGCTTCCGACCGTGACGTCCAGGAGGGGGTGCGCTGGGCCGCCGCGCGCGGGCTGCGGGTCTCCGTCCGCTCTGGCGGGCACAGCTGGATCGGCAACGGGGTGCGCGACGGCGGCCTCCTCATCGACCTCTCCGCCCTGGACGAGGTCACCGTCGACGCCCCCAACCGCCGGGCCACCGTCCGCCCCGCCGTCCAGGGCACCCGTCTCAACGCCCTGCTCGGCGCCGAGGGCCTGGTCTTCCCCAGCGGCCACTGTCCCTCTGTGGGCGTGGGCGGCTTCCTGCTCGGTGGCGGCTACGGCTGGAACTCCCGCCGGCTCGGCCCCGCCTGCTTCAGCGTGGAGGCCGTCGACGCCGTCCTCGCCGACGGCACTCTCGTGCACGCCACCGACGAGACCCACCCGGACCTGATGTGGGCGGTGCGCGGCTCGGGACCCGGCTTCTTCGCTGTCGTCACCCGCTTCCATCTGCGGGTGCACCCGGCCTATACGCAGCTCCTGCGCAGTGCCTACGTCTTCTCGTCCGAACTGCGCGACGAGGTGCTGGCCTGGACCCACGACACCGTGCCGGGCATCTCCGCCTCGCTGGAGCTGTCGGCCAAGGTCGGCTTCACACCGGGGCAGGAACGGCAGGTCACGACGGTCACCGCGGCGGCCTTCTGCACCCCGGACGAGGGACCCGCCATGCTGGAACCGCTGGAGAAGGCACCCTTCCTGCATCACGCCCTGCGCCGGGTCGAACGCGCGCCCTCCACCCTGGACGACCTGTACGCCCTCTCCGACGGGCTCACCCCCAAGGGCAGGCGGTACGCGGTCGACGGCGTGTGGACCGACGCCCCCGCGGACCAGGTGCTCGACGCCGGCCGCGAGGTCCTGGACGGGCTGCCGGGCCGGGACAGCTTCCTGCTCTGGATGCTCTGGGGCGGACAGCCCACCCGGGAGAACGCCTGCTGGTCCACCCAGGCACGGCTGTACTTCTCGCCCAACGCCGTCTGGGACGACCCCGCCGACGACCTGCGCCACGAGAGCTGGGCGCACGAGACGCTGCGGGCCCTGGACCCGCTCGCCCACGGCACCCAGTTCGCCGACGCCAACCCGGCCGACCGGCCCGCCCGCGGACTGGAGCCGGAGCAGGCCGCACGCCTGGAGCGGCTGCGGCGCCGGTACGACCCGGAGGGGCGCTTTCGCACCTATCTCTCCCCGGCGGAGTCCACGACGGCGCTCGCCGCGCAAAGGCGCGCCCGCGCAGACGCCTAG